The following coding sequences are from one Lolium rigidum isolate FL_2022 chromosome 6, APGP_CSIRO_Lrig_0.1, whole genome shotgun sequence window:
- the LOC124660984 gene encoding dnaJ homolog subfamily B member 4-like: MGLDYYKVLQVERGASDDELKKAYRKLAMKWHPDKNPNSKKEAEAKFKQISEAYEVLSDSQKRAVYDQYGEEALKGQAPPPGAGGPSGSSYYGGDGSTFRFNPRSADDIFAEFFGFSSPFSGMGGMGGMGGGAERGMRGSRFGMFGDDMFGSFPRFPGEASVHAPQRSHKAGPIENRLPCNLADLYKGTTKKMKISREILDSSGRTMVVEEILTIEIKPGWKKGTKITFPEKGNEAPHVIPADIVFVIDEKPHDQFIRDGNDLIMTQKISLAEALTGCTVLVTTLDGRNLTIPINNVINPGYEEVVPREGMPIPKDRSKKGNLKIKFSIKFPSRLTTEQKSEIRRLLES; the protein is encoded by the exons atgggcCTGGACTACTATAAGGTGTTGCAGGTGGAGCGGGGCGCATCcgacgacgagctcaagaaggcgTATCGGAAGTTGGCCATGAAGTGGCATCCGGACAAGAACCCCAACAGCAAGAAGGAGGCCGAGGCCAAGTTCAAGCAGATCTCTGAGGCGTACGAG GTGTTAAGTGATTCCCAGAAGCGGGCAGTCTATGACCAGTATGGAGAAGAGGCACTCAAGGGGCAGGCGCCCCCTCCAGGAGCAGGTGGGCCCAGTGGGTCTTCTTACTATGGTGGTGATGGATCAACATTCCGGTTCAACCCTCGGAGTGCAGACGATATATTTGCCGAGTTCTTTGGATTCTCAAGCCCATTCTCAGGCATGGGCGGAATGGGTGGCATGGGTGGTGGTGCTGAGAGGGGCATGAGGGGATCAAGGTTTGGGATGTTCGGCGATGATATGTTTGGATCCTTCCCTCGCTTCCCTGGTGAGGCATCAGTGCATGCTCCCCAGCGGTCCCACAAGGCTGGACCAATTGAGAACCGACTGCCATGCAACCTTGCTGACCTGTACAAAGGTACTACCAAGAAGATGAAGATATCTCGGGAGATATTAGATTCCAGTGG GAGAACCATGGTTGTTGAGGAGATCCTAACAATTGAGATTAAACCTGGATGGAAGAAAGGGACAAAAATCACTTTTCCTGAGAAGGGTAATGAGGCCCCACATGTTATTCCTGCAGATATTGTGTTTGTTATTGATGAGAAGCCACATGATCAATTCATAAGAGACGGAAATGATCTGATCATGACCCAGAAGATTTCCTTGGCCGAAGCCTTGACTGGATGTACTGTTCTTGTAACAACATTAGATGGCCGGAACCTGACCATACCAATCAACAACGTCATCAACCCTggctatgaggaagttgttccccGAGAAGGCATGCCAATCCCGAAAGATCGATCCAAGAAGGGAAATCTTAAGATTAAATTCAGCATCAAGTTCCCCTCCAGGCTGACGACAGAGCAGAAATCGGAAATTAGGAGGCTACTAGAATCTTGA